A genomic window from Providencia alcalifaciens includes:
- a CDS encoding peptidase, translating to MIYIITMLYGRDTAKKYFWFILALTLFGVLIGACFFLLPFFADPHEFMIFLCIPILLEAIRSFVCAMYCQGATRGLRISRGLVLLLMVYIVLFSKIHAWETVLSGFITGLYLMVSAIWKMSNSVVLKFERWKLMLTVSIIEFSLGLWNFIPWSFDYSSRQVYWDVGTLIMIFSLDSFFVYYFVVSSQISNANQMVFTRNNDASNREHGTLHVWTTTGQLPLFFKIIQRYIVSRNSLGVISTGHVAFELDEIYISHYPEKDIDRDTAQFLQILKSTEENNDTGVFQISYLDEMKIAPPSNFKLTIEGISKEKLDAFWQEYSKDTTYNLTNRNCSTVVSLALIKSTEGYFTEKKGGFMLLLKLLFSPELWVMSQLRKHASIMTWTPGIVLDYSRAMSVLLKM from the coding sequence ATGATTTATATCATTACAATGCTCTATGGCAGAGACACAGCGAAAAAATATTTCTGGTTTATTCTGGCTCTCACATTATTTGGTGTGCTGATTGGCGCCTGCTTTTTTCTATTACCTTTTTTTGCTGATCCCCATGAGTTTATGATCTTCCTCTGTATTCCAATTTTATTGGAAGCCATTCGCTCGTTTGTCTGTGCGATGTATTGCCAAGGTGCCACCCGAGGACTGAGGATCAGTCGCGGATTAGTGCTACTTTTAATGGTCTATATTGTCTTGTTTTCTAAAATACATGCGTGGGAAACGGTTCTCTCTGGGTTTATTACTGGCTTATATCTCATGGTCAGTGCTATCTGGAAAATGTCCAATAGCGTGGTTTTAAAATTTGAACGCTGGAAGTTAATGTTAACTGTCTCCATTATTGAATTTTCATTAGGTTTATGGAATTTCATTCCTTGGTCTTTTGACTACTCATCTCGCCAGGTTTATTGGGATGTCGGCACGCTGATTATGATCTTCTCCCTCGACTCATTCTTTGTTTACTACTTTGTTGTGAGCAGCCAGATTTCCAATGCTAATCAGATGGTATTTACGCGCAATAATGACGCTTCAAATAGAGAGCACGGCACATTACATGTATGGACAACTACTGGGCAACTGCCGCTATTTTTTAAAATTATCCAGCGTTATATTGTTTCCCGTAATTCATTGGGTGTGATTAGTACTGGGCATGTTGCTTTCGAGCTGGATGAAATTTATATCAGCCACTACCCAGAGAAAGATATCGACCGCGATACCGCGCAATTCTTACAGATATTGAAATCCACCGAAGAAAACAATGACACAGGTGTTTTTCAAATCAGTTATCTTGATGAAATGAAAATTGCGCCGCCATCCAACTTCAAATTAACCATTGAAGGGATCAGTAAAGAAAAGCTAGACGCATTTTGGCAAGAATACAGTAAAGACACGACCTACAATTTAACAAATCGCAATTGTTCAACCGTCGTTTCTTTGGCGCTGATAAAAAGTACCGAGGGATATTTTACCGAGAAAAAAGGCGGCTTCATGCTGCTGCTTAAATTGCTCTTTAGCCCTGAGCTTTGGGTCATGTCCCAACTCAGAAAACATGCAAGTATTATGACGTGGACACCGGGCATTGTTTTAGATTATTCCCGCGCCATGTCTGTTCTATTAAAAATGTAG
- the adiA gene encoding arginine decarboxylase yields MRALIVYTELTDEDSVISHAVARLASELNDEHVETVIIRDFEDGLAYIRSNTSIDCLLYGRDMSDKEEQAQAHRLITQLHRRQEDVPVFLLSDREEALVAFDRKMMEQVDEFAWILEDSADFIAGRVLAAIIRYRAQLLPPLMKSLIKYSDVHEHSWAAPGHQGGVGFTKTPAGRIYHDFFGENLFRTDIGIERVAVGSLLDHTGAFGECEKNAARIFGADQSYSVVVGTSGSNRTIMQACMTDDDVVVIDRNCHKSIEQGLILTGAKPVYMVPSRNRYGIIGPIYPTEMSPEAIQKKIANNPFTADKTDKKPAYSVVTNCTYDGVCYNARKVQNLLDKSLDRIHFDEAWYGYARFNPIYRDHFAMRDEERKEDDPTIFATHSTHKLLNALSQASFIHVRNGRNAIDFNRFNQAYHMHATTSPLYAICASNDIAADMMDGNSGRSLTDEVIREAIDFRQSLGYLYKEFQNDGEWFFKPWNQETVKDPVTGERYDFEFAPVELLMKEQSCWVMNPEDTWHGFKNIPADWAMLDPIKVSILAPGMGDDGKLLDSGVPAALVTAWLNHYGIVPTRTTDFQIMFLFSMGITKGKWGTLVNALLSFKRHYDTNTQLKKVLPEVVEVAPEIYGEMGLRDLGDKMFAYLQRNNPGSQLNQAYSELPNVMMSPRDAYQQIVANRVEAVPLDKLAGRIAANSIIPYPPGIPMLLSGESFGETNSPHIGYLRSLQAWDSEFPGFEHETEGTEKIDGEYHVMCVKV; encoded by the coding sequence ATGAGGGCATTGATCGTTTATACCGAGCTAACGGATGAAGATTCTGTGATCAGCCATGCGGTTGCACGGCTGGCAAGTGAACTGAATGACGAACACGTCGAAACGGTCATTATTCGTGATTTTGAAGACGGCCTCGCCTATATTCGCTCAAATACCAGCATTGACTGCTTGCTTTACGGGCGAGATATGTCCGATAAGGAAGAACAAGCTCAAGCTCATCGGTTAATTACTCAGCTTCATCGTCGCCAAGAAGATGTGCCTGTCTTTCTCTTAAGTGATCGTGAAGAAGCCTTAGTGGCATTTGATAGAAAAATGATGGAGCAGGTGGATGAATTTGCATGGATTTTAGAGGATTCAGCGGACTTTATTGCCGGACGCGTTCTTGCTGCCATCATTCGTTACCGTGCGCAATTGCTCCCACCATTAATGAAAAGTTTGATTAAATACAGTGATGTACACGAACATTCATGGGCAGCGCCGGGGCACCAAGGAGGTGTCGGCTTTACCAAAACACCTGCTGGGCGTATTTATCACGACTTTTTTGGCGAAAATTTATTCCGTACAGATATCGGCATCGAGCGAGTTGCCGTGGGTTCGTTGCTTGATCACACCGGGGCATTTGGGGAATGTGAGAAAAACGCGGCACGAATTTTTGGTGCTGACCAATCCTATTCCGTTGTGGTCGGGACTTCGGGTTCAAACCGTACCATTATGCAAGCTTGCATGACGGATGACGACGTGGTGGTCATTGACCGAAACTGCCATAAATCCATCGAACAAGGTTTAATTTTAACGGGAGCAAAGCCTGTTTATATGGTCCCGAGTCGTAACCGTTATGGGATTATTGGACCGATTTACCCAACAGAAATGTCCCCTGAAGCCATTCAGAAAAAGATAGCTAATAATCCATTTACTGCCGATAAAACGGATAAAAAGCCAGCGTATAGTGTGGTAACAAACTGCACTTATGATGGTGTTTGCTACAACGCGCGCAAAGTGCAAAATTTATTGGATAAATCCCTCGATAGAATCCATTTCGATGAGGCATGGTATGGCTACGCGCGATTCAACCCGATTTATCGTGACCATTTTGCGATGCGTGATGAAGAGCGCAAAGAGGATGACCCAACCATTTTTGCCACTCACTCGACTCATAAATTATTGAATGCGCTGTCTCAAGCTTCGTTCATTCATGTTCGAAATGGCCGAAATGCCATTGATTTTAATCGCTTTAATCAAGCCTACCACATGCATGCAACCACTTCACCGCTGTATGCCATTTGCGCTTCGAACGATATTGCGGCAGATATGATGGATGGGAATAGTGGGCGCTCATTAACGGATGAAGTGATCCGCGAAGCTATCGACTTTCGTCAATCACTCGGCTACTTGTACAAAGAGTTCCAAAATGATGGTGAGTGGTTTTTCAAACCATGGAATCAGGAAACGGTGAAGGATCCTGTAACAGGAGAGCGCTACGATTTTGAGTTTGCTCCCGTTGAATTGCTAATGAAAGAGCAAAGCTGCTGGGTAATGAACCCTGAAGATACGTGGCATGGTTTCAAAAATATTCCTGCAGATTGGGCGATGTTAGACCCTATCAAAGTGAGTATTTTAGCGCCTGGGATGGGAGATGATGGCAAGCTGCTTGATTCCGGAGTCCCTGCGGCGCTCGTGACTGCATGGCTAAATCATTATGGTATTGTGCCAACCCGCACCACTGATTTCCAAATTATGTTCCTGTTTTCTATGGGGATCACCAAAGGGAAATGGGGCACATTAGTCAATGCATTGCTCTCCTTTAAACGCCACTATGATACCAACACTCAACTGAAAAAAGTGTTACCGGAAGTGGTGGAAGTAGCTCCTGAAATTTATGGTGAGATGGGGCTGCGGGACTTGGGGGATAAGATGTTTGCTTACTTGCAACGTAATAATCCGGGAAGTCAGCTGAATCAAGCCTATTCAGAGTTACCCAATGTCATGATGAGCCCGCGTGATGCCTATCAACAGATCGTTGCGAATCGCGTTGAAGCTGTGCCATTAGATAAGCTGGCTGGGCGTATTGCGGCGAATTCGATTATTCCTTACCCACCGGGGATCCCAATGCTGTTATCCGGCGAAAGCTTTGGAGAAACCAACAGCCCGCATATTGGTTACTTGCGCAGTTTACAAGCGTGGGATAGCGAGTTTCCGGGCTTTGAACATGAAACAGAAGGCACGGAAAAAATTGATGGCGAATATCATGTGATGTGTGTGAAGGTGTGA
- a CDS encoding DUF4105 domain-containing protein gives MSNLLPQNEWRTEYRYKSHMDFNNETSDIAIHNFRSFQFADKNEYTWDTKHYNLSNLQSVDLVQSHWSGKMIAHVFLSFGFSNGDYVSFSIETRRKTHQQFSVWKGFFYNYDIIYVVADEQDLIGTRVNLRNEQVYIYPLNLDKPLIIELFLNYMSKLNQLKETNEKYHSMWNNCTTSIYKIAKKTYPDFKFNWKLLVSGYASQYCHQLGFIEDNDYFNKQQIPLIPLVDKQFSQIIRR, from the coding sequence ATGAGCAATCTATTACCTCAAAATGAGTGGAGAACGGAGTATCGTTATAAATCCCATATGGATTTTAATAACGAAACTTCGGATATCGCCATTCATAATTTTCGCTCTTTCCAGTTTGCCGATAAGAATGAATACACTTGGGATACTAAGCATTACAACCTGTCTAACTTGCAAAGCGTAGACTTAGTGCAATCCCACTGGTCTGGCAAAATGATCGCCCATGTTTTTCTGAGCTTCGGTTTTTCCAATGGAGACTATGTCTCTTTTTCTATCGAGACAAGGCGAAAAACACATCAACAATTTTCGGTTTGGAAGGGATTTTTCTATAACTACGATATTATCTATGTGGTCGCTGATGAGCAGGATTTAATTGGTACTCGCGTTAATTTACGCAATGAGCAAGTCTATATCTATCCCTTAAATTTAGATAAGCCACTTATTATAGAACTGTTTCTCAATTATATGAGCAAACTTAATCAGCTCAAAGAGACCAACGAAAAATACCATTCCATGTGGAATAACTGCACAACCAGCATTTATAAAATCGCCAAGAAAACCTACCCTGATTTTAAATTTAACTGGAAACTGTTAGTCAGTGGCTACGCTTCTCAATATTGTCATCAATTAGGCTTTATTGAAGATAATGATTATTTTAACAAGCAACAAATCCCATTGATCCCATTGGTCGATAAGCAATTCTCTCAAATAATACGCCGATAA